ATAAATACATTGGAAGAACCTTTATCTCGCCTGGACAAGATGAAAGACTGGATCAGGTAAAAATTAAGTTAAGTCCAATAAAAAATGTGATTGAAGGAAAGAGAGTTGTGCTGATTGATGATTCCATTGTCAGAGGGACTACAAGTAAAAGGATTGTAAAACTTGTTCGTGACGCAGGAGCAAGAGAAATTCATATGAGAATATCGGCTCCACCGTTTTTGCATCCTTGTTATTATGGTACGGATATTGATTCAGAAGAGAATCTGATTGCATGCCATCACAGTATGGAAGAAATTGCAGAATTGATAGGTGTGGATTCGCTGGGATATTTACCAATGGAGCAGTTAAGTAAGCTGGTAGATGGTACAGAGTACTGTGCTGCATGTTTTGACGGCAAATATCCAACAAGTATTCCAAAGGATATCCGCAAAGACCGTTTTGAAGGAAAACTGTCGGAAAGAGTTTAGAGTAAAGAGGAGCAGATATTATGAATTTATTGGAAAAGTCGAAGCTGGCGGATTTTAATAGGAAACTGATTTTGGAAGATGGAAGTGTTTATCCCGGCTATGGATTTGGAAGTATGGCGGATAGTATTACGGAAATTGTGTTTAATACCTCTCTGGTAGGCTACACAGAAATTATATCAGACCCGTCCTACACTTATCAGACTGTGGTAATGGCTTATCCGCTAATTGGAAATTACGGCATTACAGAAGAAGATTTTGAGACAGAGCCTCCTACGATTGGTGGATTAGTTGTTCGGGATTATAATGATTCCCCATCCAATTTCCGAAGCCGAAATACATTGTCGGAGATTATGGAAAGATATCATATACCGGGTATTTACGGTGTGGATACCAGAAAACTGGTGCGCTCCATTCGAGACAAGGGAAGTAGGAAGGTGTTAATTACCGGAATAGATACAACCTTGGAGGAGGGGCTTAAGAAACTAAAGAATTATGATTTGCCACATGATGCAGTGGAAAAGGTAGGAAGGAAAATCCTTCAGAAATACTATGTACAAAAGGCTAAGTATAACGTGGTAGCCATTGATTGCGGGATGAAGCTGAACATTGTTAGAAGCTTGAATAATAAAGG
The window above is part of the Lachnoclostridium edouardi genome. Proteins encoded here:
- a CDS encoding carbamoyl phosphate synthase small subunit translates to MNLLEKSKLADFNRKLILEDGSVYPGYGFGSMADSITEIVFNTSLVGYTEIISDPSYTYQTVVMAYPLIGNYGITEEDFETEPPTIGGLVVRDYNDSPSNFRSRNTLSEIMERYHIPGIYGVDTRKLVRSIRDKGSRKVLITGIDTTLEEGLKKLKNYDLPHDAVEKVGRKILQKYYVQKAKYNVVAIDCGMKLNIVRSLNNKGCNVFMVPWNISVEEVERLKPDGIFLSNGRPYGCNAGY